The sequence below is a genomic window from Chondrinema litorale.
CATTTTAGGGCTTTATTAATAATTAAGAAAAACCTTTTTTTATAAAAAACAATTATTTATACGTTAATATCAAAAGGTCAAATTTTTTAACCTATAAAATCTACTTTGAAAAAAATCTGCATTTTTACCAACACATTTTACCCGGAGTATGGAGCAGCTCCCAATCGTTTACTCCATACAGCTTTGGGATTAAAAAATGCAGGTTACCAAGTTGAAGTGATTACAGGTATTCCAAACTATCCATTTGGTAAATTCTATAAAGGCTATAAAGCCAAGTTTTTTTTTAGCGAAAAATACCAAGGAATTAAAATAAACAGGTTCTGGTTATTCCCATCGCATAACGATTCTAGTATTCATCGGTTTTTAACCATGTTTAGTCTGGCATTTTCTGTTTTGCTAGCGTTGCCTTTGTTTATAAGAAAAAAACCAGATTATATTCTGCTTCAATACCCGCCAGTAGCTCTGGCTTTTCCGGCAATTATTTATAAGAAACTAACCAAGGCAAAATTTATAGTAAATGTGAGTGATCTTTGGCCTTTAGCCATTCAAGATATGGGCTATACGTCACACAATAGTATCTTTTACAGATTACTATACAAGCTAGAAAAAATCACTTATAACCAAGCTGATTTATTATTGGCTCAGTCCAACGAAATAAAAGCTTATCTACAATCATCAGATAAAAAAAGAGAAGTACTGCTATTTAGAACTGCGGTAGATTGCGCCAAATTTAAACCAGCAAACCACTCAAAAAAAACTGATAAACCTATACATATCA
It includes:
- a CDS encoding glycosyltransferase family 4 protein; protein product: MKKICIFTNTFYPEYGAAPNRLLHTALGLKNAGYQVEVITGIPNYPFGKFYKGYKAKFFFSEKYQGIKINRFWLFPSHNDSSIHRFLTMFSLAFSVLLALPLFIRKKPDYILLQYPPVALAFPAIIYKKLTKAKFIVNVSDLWPLAIQDMGYTSHNSIFYRLLYKLEKITYNQADLLLAQSNEIKAYLQSSDKKREVLLFRTAVDCAKFKPANHSKKTDKPIHIMYAGVLGLAHGIYDLCKNIDLAHNNVKLSIYGEGFDKKKIESFIESNPQKNILLNSMIDQQQLIKKMQDADIILIAQKTRIYGTVPSKIYEAMALGKPVLFHGAGEGADIIRQADCGLISHPSDFEQLNKNLNTLLNCNVIVRDNMGKRGREAALKYYNRKIQLNNLINTLKSVELGKSNTNPQKFYAKNIF